The proteins below come from a single Hyphomicrobium denitrificans ATCC 51888 genomic window:
- a CDS encoding family 2A encapsulin nanocompartment shell protein, producing the protein MAGEAQTALGDIAARQLANATKTVPQMSSITPRWLVHFLNWVPVEAGIYRVNKVRDADSVEVTCSVRDERVLPQTFVDYIENPREYLLSAVQTVLDIHTRVSDLYSVPHNQIKEQLRLTIETVKERQESELINNKEYGLLAHAAASQKIKTRGGPPTPDDLDELISKVWKEPAFFLAHPLAIAAFGRECTRRGVPPPTVTLFGSPFITWRGIPLIPSDKLEVKGGKTNILLIRTGEAKQGVVGLFQPGLPGELSKGLSVRFMGINDQAIASYLVSLYCSLAVLTDDALGVLENVEVGKYHVYS; encoded by the coding sequence CTCAAACGGCTTTAGGCGATATCGCGGCGCGGCAATTAGCAAATGCGACGAAGACCGTTCCCCAAATGTCGAGTATCACGCCGCGTTGGCTGGTGCATTTCTTGAATTGGGTTCCGGTCGAAGCAGGCATCTATCGCGTCAACAAGGTGCGCGATGCCGACAGCGTCGAGGTTACCTGCTCCGTGCGCGATGAGCGTGTTCTGCCGCAGACCTTCGTCGACTATATCGAAAATCCACGCGAATATCTCTTGAGCGCCGTGCAGACGGTTCTCGATATTCATACGCGCGTTTCGGACCTCTACAGCGTTCCGCACAATCAGATCAAAGAACAGCTTCGCCTGACGATCGAGACGGTGAAAGAGCGCCAGGAAAGCGAACTCATCAACAACAAGGAGTACGGCTTGCTTGCGCACGCGGCCGCTTCTCAGAAGATCAAAACGCGCGGTGGCCCTCCGACGCCGGACGATCTCGACGAACTTATCTCGAAGGTGTGGAAAGAGCCGGCGTTCTTTCTGGCGCATCCACTAGCGATTGCAGCCTTCGGCCGCGAATGTACGCGCCGTGGCGTGCCGCCGCCGACGGTTACGCTGTTCGGGTCGCCATTCATTACGTGGCGTGGCATTCCGCTCATTCCGTCCGACAAGCTCGAAGTGAAGGGCGGCAAAACCAACATTCTTCTGATCCGCACGGGCGAAGCGAAGCAGGGCGTTGTCGGGCTGTTCCAGCCGGGTCTGCCTGGCGAGCTTTCGAAGGGACTTTCGGTCCGCTTCATGGGCATCAACGATCAGGCGATCGCCTCCTATCTCGTCTCTCTTTATTGCTCGCTGGCCGTTCTGACGGACGATGCCCTCGGAGTGCTAGAGAACGTCGAGGTGGGCAAGTATCATGTCTATAGCTGA
- a CDS encoding family 2A encapsulin nanocompartment cargo protein cysteine desulfurase, which yields MSIADHAREGDLDALASAARGFGLGSGQAPAGLPDATALTRLANELFAAVPGQSIPVLGGPSLSGFGASPVEVGGLSAPHVASAATSPLPTAASPAQFGGPQTPTPFDSSALDERVLDALVGSLYPVPPSALGGPSLPGIGASPAQTVSPYAPNANVPEATNFSVVSAGNPASGVPVSGSQTAAGAPQFDPFAVNVLSQPTTDLLPADVEAGPSLSGFGGSRNAPVTPPNSRVETLPGMTQSAPPQPPPANPPPPVLIDHSGISAPASGGTRLPLSDIPLPFEAELKSLLAPLFSESAASTPPGVDGSSLYFLNGASPSANGIDVPGLTPTALAPATSGRGFDVLAVRRDFPILNETVNGKPLIWFDNAATTQKPKQVIDRLKYFYEHENSNIHRAAHELAARATDAYEGARSKVARFLNARSAEDIIFTRGATEAINLIAATYGRQHVGPGDEIVITNLEHHANIVPWQQLCLAKGAKLRVAPVDDHGALLLDEFGKLLNAKTKIVAFAHVSNALGTVTPAKTIIEMAHRVGARVLVDGAQSVSHMKVDVQDLDADFLVLSGHKLFAPTGIGALFAKKEIMDALPPYQSGGNMIRDVTFERTEFHGSPQRFEAGTGNIADAVGLGAAIDYVERLGLHNIADYEHKLLVYATERLLQIPNLRIIGRAPEKASVISLTLKGVPSEEIGARLNKYGIAVRSGHHCAQPILRRFGQETTVRPSFAFYNTCGEIDVLVAALKDIQAETGLVRV from the coding sequence ATGTCTATAGCTGATCACGCACGTGAAGGTGATCTCGACGCGCTCGCATCTGCGGCGCGCGGATTCGGGCTCGGGTCGGGGCAGGCGCCAGCAGGCCTGCCCGATGCGACGGCGCTGACAAGGCTCGCGAACGAGCTTTTCGCCGCCGTTCCCGGCCAGTCGATTCCCGTCTTGGGTGGACCGTCGCTTTCGGGTTTCGGAGCATCGCCTGTCGAAGTCGGCGGTTTGTCTGCGCCGCATGTGGCGTCGGCGGCAACCTCGCCGTTGCCGACTGCCGCGTCACCGGCGCAATTCGGTGGACCACAGACTCCGACACCGTTCGATTCATCGGCTCTCGATGAGCGCGTTCTCGATGCGTTGGTCGGTTCTCTTTATCCGGTGCCGCCGTCTGCGCTTGGCGGACCGTCGCTACCCGGCATTGGAGCCTCTCCGGCGCAAACGGTTTCTCCGTATGCGCCGAATGCGAACGTACCTGAGGCGACCAACTTTTCGGTCGTCTCGGCAGGCAATCCGGCGAGTGGCGTTCCAGTGTCCGGCAGCCAGACGGCTGCTGGCGCTCCGCAGTTCGATCCGTTTGCGGTCAACGTGCTGTCGCAACCGACGACGGATCTGCTTCCTGCCGACGTGGAGGCTGGTCCGTCGCTTTCGGGATTTGGCGGAAGTCGCAATGCGCCGGTGACGCCGCCCAACAGCCGGGTCGAAACGCTGCCGGGCATGACACAAAGTGCTCCGCCGCAGCCTCCGCCGGCCAATCCGCCGCCGCCCGTGCTCATCGATCATTCCGGCATCAGTGCGCCGGCATCGGGTGGAACGCGGCTGCCGCTGAGCGACATTCCGCTTCCGTTCGAGGCCGAGTTGAAGTCGCTGTTGGCGCCGTTGTTCTCGGAGTCGGCCGCGTCCACTCCGCCCGGCGTCGATGGTTCATCGCTCTATTTCCTGAATGGGGCTTCGCCAAGCGCGAACGGGATCGATGTTCCGGGCTTGACGCCGACGGCACTTGCGCCGGCAACATCCGGGCGAGGCTTTGATGTTTTGGCCGTGCGTCGCGATTTCCCGATCTTGAACGAAACGGTGAACGGCAAGCCGCTCATCTGGTTCGACAATGCGGCGACGACGCAAAAGCCGAAGCAGGTGATCGATCGTCTCAAATATTTCTACGAGCACGAGAATTCCAACATTCACCGTGCGGCTCACGAGCTGGCTGCGCGTGCGACGGACGCTTATGAAGGTGCGCGCTCGAAGGTGGCCCGATTTCTCAATGCGCGTTCGGCGGAAGACATCATCTTCACGCGCGGTGCGACGGAAGCGATCAATCTGATCGCGGCGACGTACGGCCGGCAGCATGTCGGACCTGGCGACGAAATCGTCATCACGAATCTCGAGCATCACGCCAACATCGTTCCCTGGCAGCAGCTTTGCCTTGCCAAGGGGGCAAAACTTCGCGTTGCGCCAGTCGACGATCACGGCGCGTTGTTGCTCGACGAATTCGGGAAGTTGCTGAACGCCAAAACCAAGATCGTTGCGTTCGCCCACGTTTCGAATGCGTTGGGTACGGTTACGCCGGCTAAGACGATCATCGAAATGGCGCATCGCGTCGGAGCCCGCGTGCTCGTCGATGGAGCGCAGTCGGTGTCGCACATGAAAGTCGATGTGCAGGATCTCGATGCCGACTTCTTGGTGCTGTCGGGTCACAAACTGTTTGCTCCGACAGGCATCGGTGCGTTGTTCGCGAAGAAGGAAATCATGGACGCGCTGCCGCCCTATCAGAGCGGCGGCAACATGATCCGCGATGTGACGTTCGAGCGGACCGAATTTCATGGTTCGCCTCAGCGCTTCGAAGCGGGTACGGGCAACATCGCCGATGCGGTCGGCCTCGGCGCCGCGATCGACTATGTCGAGCGCCTTGGACTTCACAACATCGCTGACTACGAGCACAAACTTCTCGTTTACGCGACAGAGCGGCTGCTGCAGATTCCAAATCTACGGATCATCGGACGAGCGCCGGAAAAGGCGAGCGTCATTTCGCTCACGCTTAAAGGTGTTCCGAGCGAAGAGATCGGGGCACGGCTCAACAAGTACGGTATCGCCGTGCGGTCGGGTCACCACTGCGCGCAGCCGATCCTTCGTCGGTTCGGGCAAGAGACGACGGTTCGTCCGTCGTTCGCGTTCTACAACACATGCGGCGAGATCGACGTTCTGGTTGCGGCGTTGAAAGACATTCAGGCGGAGACCGGCCTCGTGCGTGTGTAG
- a CDS encoding porin, which produces MYGGTSTHARSILGTAVAGLILLGVTPVSAADLGGNCCADLEERIAELEATTARKGNRKVSLTVSGFVNEAVLFWDDGHRSNAYVVTNETAQDRIRFLGSAQITKDWTAGYLLELGIRGAREDRVNQFGPNADNGVSVRHSAWYLSGKDYGKVWVGQTSDAADGITEINLANTNHFSFTNSWGNTFGDQGNGFYLYRNNGVLSTSNNRYGQFVAQGAQQAAPGEGHRFNVVKYETPTVAGFTASAAWGEDDIWNVALRFAGEHSGFKLAAGIAYTHSDDVSNSPDGHVTAVNRGAGDTDEVGLSGSILHIETGLYASGAYGRLHDAGLDNLYGQNVDDVTSFWTIQAGIERKFFPIGKTTLFGEYFNLDRGAGFSTSSSTGLISAVNIASLFAGASGAGYRVASSEIRGWGLGVNQNLNEVVDVYLDYKHVELEATALNGAHSTQEPIQFFTAGAQIKF; this is translated from the coding sequence ATGTACGGGGGCACTAGCACGCACGCTCGTTCCATTTTGGGAACAGCCGTTGCCGGCCTTATTCTGCTCGGCGTCACGCCGGTGTCTGCAGCCGATCTCGGGGGAAATTGCTGCGCGGACCTGGAAGAGCGCATCGCTGAGCTCGAAGCGACGACGGCCCGCAAGGGCAACCGCAAGGTCTCCTTGACCGTGTCGGGTTTCGTCAACGAAGCGGTTTTGTTCTGGGACGACGGTCATAGAAGCAACGCTTACGTGGTGACCAACGAAACCGCGCAGGATCGCATCCGCTTCCTGGGGTCGGCTCAGATCACCAAGGACTGGACCGCCGGCTACCTGCTCGAACTCGGCATCCGCGGCGCCCGCGAAGACCGGGTCAACCAGTTCGGACCGAATGCCGATAACGGCGTCAGCGTCCGCCATAGCGCCTGGTACTTGAGCGGTAAGGACTACGGCAAAGTCTGGGTCGGCCAGACCTCGGACGCGGCCGACGGCATTACCGAAATCAACCTCGCCAACACCAATCACTTCTCGTTCACGAACAGCTGGGGCAACACCTTCGGCGACCAAGGTAACGGCTTCTACCTCTATCGCAACAACGGCGTCCTCTCGACCAGCAACAATCGCTACGGTCAGTTCGTTGCGCAGGGTGCACAGCAGGCAGCGCCCGGCGAAGGGCATCGCTTCAATGTCGTGAAATACGAAACGCCGACGGTTGCCGGCTTCACAGCCTCAGCAGCCTGGGGCGAGGACGACATCTGGAACGTCGCGCTTCGCTTTGCCGGAGAGCATTCGGGCTTCAAGCTCGCAGCCGGTATTGCATACACGCATTCGGATGACGTCTCGAACAGTCCCGATGGTCACGTCACTGCAGTCAATCGCGGCGCTGGCGATACGGACGAAGTCGGTCTGAGCGGCTCGATCCTGCACATCGAAACCGGTCTCTACGCTTCGGGTGCTTACGGCCGTTTGCATGACGCTGGACTGGATAATCTTTATGGCCAGAACGTCGACGACGTGACGAGCTTCTGGACAATCCAGGCCGGTATCGAACGCAAGTTCTTCCCGATCGGCAAAACGACGCTCTTCGGCGAGTACTTCAATCTCGATCGCGGTGCCGGATTTTCGACTTCTTCCAGCACCGGCTTGATCAGCGCGGTGAACATCGCCAGCTTGTTCGCTGGCGCATCAGGCGCAGGCTACCGGGTTGCAAGCTCGGAAATCCGCGGCTGGGGCCTCGGCGTCAACCAGAACCTGAATGAGGTCGTCGATGTCTACCTCGACTATAAGCACGTCGAGCTTGAAGCGACTGCACTCAACGGCGCGCATTCCACTCAGGAACCCATCCAGTTCTTCACTGCCGGCGCCCAGATAAAGTTCTGA
- a CDS encoding chemotaxis protein CheB, translated as MDYNRVFAVGASTGGIEALLTIVRQLPADFAAPILIVVHISPDSPGYLPEILAQYGRLPATNGIDGTVIENGRIYFAPPDRHLIVDKHGKLQTPRGPRENCSRPAIDPLFRSVALGFGTRSVGIVLSGGLNDGSEGLRAIKLCGGTTIVQDPSDAIVNSMPLNAMRNTTIDHCLPASEIGTQMSKLAQQKHVEKPVPTPPTTRQQIEREVAKIHRGARRLDSAGNRRRRMTATAIA; from the coding sequence GTGGATTACAACAGAGTTTTCGCAGTAGGCGCTTCCACCGGGGGCATTGAAGCACTTCTGACGATTGTCCGGCAATTGCCTGCTGACTTCGCCGCTCCGATCCTCATCGTCGTGCACATTTCGCCCGACAGCCCAGGTTATTTACCTGAGATTTTGGCGCAATACGGTCGGTTGCCGGCGACAAACGGCATTGACGGGACCGTCATAGAAAATGGCCGCATCTATTTCGCCCCGCCCGACAGGCACCTCATCGTCGACAAGCATGGCAAACTGCAAACGCCGAGAGGGCCCCGCGAAAATTGCAGCCGTCCCGCGATTGATCCGCTGTTTCGATCCGTCGCTCTCGGTTTCGGCACGCGCTCAGTCGGCATCGTGCTGTCGGGCGGTCTCAACGACGGCTCAGAAGGTCTCCGGGCCATAAAACTTTGCGGCGGAACGACCATTGTCCAGGATCCGTCCGACGCCATCGTCAATTCCATGCCGCTGAACGCCATGCGCAACACAACGATCGATCATTGTCTGCCTGCGTCTGAAATCGGAACTCAGATGTCAAAGCTTGCCCAACAGAAGCACGTCGAAAAGCCAGTGCCCACCCCACCGACGACTCGTCAGCAGATCGAGCGCGAGGTTGCCAAAATTCATCGCGGCGCGCGACGCTTGGATTCAGCAGGCAACCGACGGCGGCGAATGACAGCGACGGCGATCGCCTGA
- a CDS encoding chemotaxis protein CheB produces the protein MTSDATPLAPSSSINAVPVTGIGASAGGIPALQAFFKALPSDTGAAYVVILHLDPEHQSDLAQILSLATSMPVTEVGDATAIVANHIYVISPNRKLLISASQISTAPFDEPRGQRAPVDSFFRLLARQHGDGFAIIMSGAGSDGSNGVKDIKENGGLVLVQDPAEAAFSSMPRAAIASGVADLILPIRDIALRIPELIRKKGQLHAEQNAGSNEDALKRILGFLRLKTGHDFSNYKRPTVVRRLARRMQVTRSDNIEDYMAHLRSRPEEIQALFADLLISVTCFFRDASAFDYLSRDIIPKLFTNREPDSVLRIWVPGCATGEEVYSLGILILEEAARRELKPEIQLFASDLDSTALATAGEARYPLSIKSDVSEQRLQRYFTREGDNYRIKREVRDLVVFAAHSLLRDPPFSHIDLISCRNLLIYLDRDLQQQVASTFHYALRPGGYLFLGSSETIDGNTLFRIVDRDTRIYQALERPRDKLPPLPRILTGPTIVGPPSRPVLRRSPSTNDMSMHRQALEATAPPSIMIDEAHQIVTLSETAGRFLLHSGGPMTSEAPDIVRPELRPDLRAGLHRAFEQNQATLTMPIPVRFNGDVHAVSLQIRPVQKENDARVALVLFLEGGPVERKNDNRTTDDSAPTTIVTELREELLATRERLRASRDQYEAVTEELRASNEELQSMNEEYRSTSEELETSKEELQSINEELQTLNNELKLKLESVSRAHNDLQNLMAATDLATLFLDPDMRINRFTPRLAQIFNVVNGDEGRPISNFTNKLKYNDLARDGKRVLADLTTLEKTIESTDGRWFLLRVRPYRTLDDRIEGVVMTFVDITEQRKMEEHWQERQHLLLAELSHRFKNIYAVVQAIAGQSLRDSGATDSTRNTLNSRLRALAISHDLLVQNEWQSVAFERLLSEQLTGMTDRFRFEGPHVELPGELATPLALALHELETNAVKYGALSNKDGKVTLTWKKSEKGGKKRLLITWSEAGGPKVSEPTRRGFGSSLLEKGLPNAEVTREFRVTGVICTIDCLLE, from the coding sequence ATGACCTCCGATGCAACGCCACTAGCCCCCTCGTCTTCAATCAATGCAGTCCCGGTCACGGGCATCGGCGCTTCTGCAGGCGGAATTCCCGCGCTGCAGGCTTTTTTTAAAGCACTTCCCAGCGACACTGGCGCGGCCTACGTCGTCATTCTTCATCTCGATCCGGAACACCAAAGCGATCTGGCCCAGATCCTGTCGCTCGCGACAAGCATGCCCGTCACCGAAGTTGGCGACGCCACAGCCATCGTTGCAAACCACATCTACGTTATAAGCCCGAACCGCAAGCTTCTCATATCGGCCTCCCAGATCTCGACCGCGCCCTTCGATGAACCGCGCGGACAGCGCGCGCCGGTCGATTCCTTTTTCCGGTTGCTCGCCAGGCAGCATGGAGACGGCTTCGCAATCATCATGTCGGGCGCGGGTTCAGACGGCTCGAATGGCGTAAAGGACATCAAGGAAAACGGCGGCCTCGTCCTGGTGCAGGACCCGGCCGAAGCTGCATTCTCATCGATGCCGCGCGCCGCCATCGCAAGCGGCGTCGCCGATCTCATCCTGCCTATCCGCGACATCGCCTTGCGGATACCGGAGCTGATCCGGAAAAAAGGACAGTTGCACGCCGAACAGAACGCAGGCAGCAACGAGGATGCGCTGAAACGAATTCTCGGCTTTCTGCGACTGAAAACTGGACACGATTTCTCGAACTACAAACGCCCGACCGTCGTACGGCGCCTCGCACGACGAATGCAGGTCACGCGCTCCGACAATATCGAGGACTACATGGCGCACCTGCGCTCCAGGCCAGAAGAAATTCAGGCTTTGTTCGCCGACCTCCTCATCTCCGTAACTTGTTTTTTCCGAGATGCCTCCGCCTTCGACTACTTATCGCGCGACATCATCCCCAAACTGTTCACAAACAGAGAGCCAGATTCTGTTCTGCGCATCTGGGTTCCGGGCTGCGCGACGGGAGAGGAAGTCTACTCTCTCGGCATTCTCATTCTCGAGGAAGCCGCACGACGTGAGTTAAAGCCTGAGATCCAGCTTTTCGCGTCCGACCTCGACTCGACTGCTCTCGCGACCGCCGGCGAGGCCCGCTATCCTCTGTCGATCAAATCCGACGTCTCCGAACAGCGGCTTCAGCGTTATTTCACCCGCGAGGGCGACAACTATCGCATCAAGCGAGAAGTGCGCGATCTCGTCGTGTTTGCTGCACACAGCTTGCTTCGTGATCCGCCGTTTTCGCATATCGATCTTATCTCGTGCCGCAATTTGTTGATCTATTTGGATCGTGATCTTCAGCAGCAGGTCGCATCTACCTTTCACTATGCTTTGAGACCCGGCGGATATCTGTTCCTTGGTTCGTCCGAAACGATCGACGGCAACACGCTTTTTCGTATCGTGGATCGCGACACGCGAATTTACCAGGCACTGGAGCGACCGCGCGACAAGCTCCCACCTCTTCCTCGCATCCTTACCGGCCCGACGATCGTCGGGCCGCCATCGCGTCCTGTCTTGCGACGGTCGCCCAGCACGAACGATATGTCCATGCATCGACAAGCGCTTGAAGCAACGGCTCCTCCCAGTATCATGATCGACGAGGCGCATCAGATCGTCACGCTGTCGGAAACGGCCGGACGCTTTCTCCTGCACTCAGGCGGTCCGATGACGAGCGAAGCTCCCGACATCGTCAGGCCCGAGCTGCGCCCGGATCTTCGCGCAGGTCTGCATCGCGCATTCGAACAGAACCAAGCCACGCTTACGATGCCGATCCCCGTTCGATTTAACGGCGACGTACACGCCGTAAGTCTGCAAATTCGCCCTGTACAAAAGGAAAACGACGCACGGGTCGCGCTCGTTCTGTTTCTCGAAGGCGGTCCCGTCGAACGCAAGAACGACAACCGCACCACCGACGATTCCGCGCCGACGACGATCGTCACTGAGCTTCGAGAAGAGCTGCTGGCCACGCGCGAGCGCCTCCGGGCGAGCCGCGACCAGTATGAGGCCGTGACAGAAGAACTGCGCGCTTCCAACGAAGAGCTGCAGTCCATGAACGAAGAATACCGCTCGACGTCCGAAGAACTGGAGACGAGCAAGGAAGAGTTGCAGTCGATCAACGAAGAGCTTCAGACACTCAATAATGAACTCAAGCTCAAGCTAGAAAGCGTTTCGCGCGCACACAACGATCTTCAAAATCTGATGGCCGCCACGGATCTGGCGACGCTGTTTCTTGATCCCGATATGCGCATCAACCGGTTCACGCCGCGCCTCGCTCAGATTTTCAACGTCGTCAACGGAGATGAAGGCCGGCCGATCTCCAATTTTACGAACAAACTGAAATACAATGATCTGGCACGCGACGGCAAACGTGTCCTCGCCGATCTGACGACGCTCGAGAAAACCATCGAAAGCACCGACGGTCGCTGGTTTCTCCTCCGTGTCAGGCCCTACCGGACGCTTGATGACCGCATCGAGGGCGTCGTCATGACATTCGTCGACATCACCGAGCAGCGGAAAATGGAAGAACACTGGCAGGAGCGCCAGCACCTGCTACTGGCCGAGCTGTCACACCGGTTCAAGAATATCTACGCTGTTGTTCAAGCGATCGCCGGGCAAAGCTTGCGTGACAGCGGCGCAACCGACAGCACACGCAACACGCTGAACTCACGTTTACGCGCGCTGGCGATATCGCACGATTTGCTCGTTCAAAACGAATGGCAGAGCGTCGCGTTCGAGCGGCTGTTGTCGGAACAGCTCACAGGCATGACAGATCGCTTTCGTTTCGAAGGACCGCACGTCGAACTTCCCGGCGAGCTGGCGACGCCGCTTGCTCTAGCTCTGCATGAGCTGGAAACCAACGCTGTCAAATACGGTGCGCTGAGCAATAAGGACGGAAAGGTCACGCTGACGTGGAAGAAAAGTGAGAAAGGTGGCAAGAAGCGCCTCTTGATCACCTGGTCGGAAGCGGGCGGCCCAAAGGTCTCCGAGCCCACCCGCAGAGGGTTTGGCAGTTCGCTGCTGGAAAAAGGCCTTCCCAATGCAGAGGTTACGCGCGAATTCCGCGTCACGGGTGTGATCTGCACAATCGACTGCCTGCTGGAATAG
- a CDS encoding Crp/Fnr family transcriptional regulator, with product MKNAARLNSRGNLILSSLSLPDYELLEPYLETVQFRTRDCLEQTNKKVERIYFPYRGLISVIAVSQNKRHESEAGIIGWEGMTGASVVLRSEPALTNIFVQIPGDGRAVLAGDLSMLMAKSSTLRDAFLKHIYVFLIQAANTALANARGRLDQRLARWLLMADDRVPGDGLQLTHEFLAFMLGVRRAGVTIALQHLESQGLIANSRGHIRLIDRSGLEQCCDGLYGVAERELSRLFAPRYGGE from the coding sequence ATGAAAAATGCTGCCCGTCTCAATTCTCGTGGAAACCTTATCTTATCCAGTCTTAGCCTTCCCGATTACGAGCTTTTGGAGCCGTATCTCGAGACCGTCCAATTTCGCACGCGCGATTGCCTAGAGCAGACAAATAAAAAGGTCGAGCGCATCTATTTTCCCTATCGCGGATTGATATCCGTCATCGCGGTCAGCCAAAATAAGCGCCACGAATCCGAAGCCGGAATTATCGGCTGGGAAGGAATGACCGGTGCCTCTGTCGTTCTTCGAAGCGAACCTGCGCTGACGAACATCTTCGTGCAAATACCGGGTGACGGCCGTGCTGTTCTGGCCGGCGATCTTTCAATGCTCATGGCGAAAAGTTCGACGCTCAGGGATGCTTTCCTGAAACATATTTACGTGTTCTTGATTCAAGCCGCCAACACCGCTTTGGCGAATGCTCGCGGACGGCTCGATCAGCGCCTCGCCCGTTGGCTGCTGATGGCCGATGACCGGGTGCCAGGCGATGGCCTTCAGCTCACGCACGAATTCCTCGCCTTCATGCTCGGCGTACGGCGCGCAGGCGTGACAATTGCCCTCCAACACCTCGAAAGCCAAGGACTGATCGCCAATTCGCGAGGACATATCCGGTTGATCGACCGGAGCGGACTTGAACAGTGTTGTGACGGTCTGTATGGCGTCGCTGAGCGGGAGCTGAGCCGTCTGTTCGCACCACGCTACGGCGGAGAATAA
- a CDS encoding DUF6894 family protein: MAFISSRDNGRHAIKLYPSVLYFLLDVMMWVGKRTKIHLLIPTIVADTAGMLIFFDIIMGLQRVADDEGAEFDNIEAARAEARTIASDIVIEELRRGGNVGADWRIDVRDVAGTILAQVLFYEVVFEPIANSYTATSLRRHLLGDPVPIPSYHRSVATVTEARAIAANVRNVFREIKQRLDEIT; the protein is encoded by the coding sequence ATGGCCTTCATCTCCTCCCGCGATAATGGCCGTCACGCAATAAAATTGTACCCAAGCGTACTGTATTTCTTACTTGATGTCATGATGTGGGTCGGAAAGCGGACTAAAATCCATCTATTAATTCCCACGATAGTTGCGGACACTGCTGGGATGCTGATCTTCTTCGACATAATCATGGGGCTGCAGAGAGTCGCCGACGACGAGGGTGCTGAATTCGATAATATCGAAGCAGCGCGAGCCGAGGCGAGAACGATTGCGTCCGATATTGTCATTGAGGAACTCCGGCGTGGCGGCAATGTCGGAGCAGATTGGCGGATCGATGTAAGGGACGTTGCGGGGACCATTCTCGCGCAAGTTCTGTTTTACGAAGTCGTCTTTGAACCAATTGCCAATTCCTATACCGCAACCTCGTTGCGACGCCATCTGCTCGGCGACCCAGTTCCAATTCCGTCTTATCATCGTTCAGTCGCAACCGTAACTGAGGCGCGAGCCATCGCCGCCAATGTTCGAAACGTTTTCCGAGAGATCAAACAGCGCTTGGACGAAATCACCTGA
- a CDS encoding DUF3309 family protein — MSSILLVIILLALLAALPRWEYSRDWGYGPSGVLAVVLVLLVVMALTHSGAPL, encoded by the coding sequence ATGAGTTCGATACTGCTCGTCATCATTCTGCTTGCGCTGCTGGCTGCGCTTCCGCGTTGGGAATACAGTCGAGACTGGGGGTATGGTCCTTCCGGCGTCCTCGCAGTCGTGCTTGTCTTACTGGTCGTCATGGCGCTGACGCACAGCGGTGCGCCGCTGTAA